The genomic interval GGCTTTCGGTGAAGTGAAGGGACAGGCTGTAATCGTTCGAGAGAGCCTCGAAGGCAAGTCGCTTGCCAGTATGATCGCTGGCGGAAACGGCCTGCCGCTCGATCTGGCCCTGGATATCGCTCGCCAGTTGGGTGAATACCTGGACGCGCTTCACCGGCAAGGCATCATCCAGATGGTGTTCAGCCCCGAAGAGATTTCTCTCTCTTCCGAGAGCGTTCTGCGGGTGATGGATTTAGGCCTGGCGCAGGGTCTTAATATCGGGGAACTGCTCTCGGCTGGCAAACTCAAAGCCAATCCCTATCATGCGCCGGAA from Candidatus Zixiibacteriota bacterium carries:
- a CDS encoding protein kinase; protein product: MLNTTILEIYLISEQVKETDLLTIYRGKNIQTDQAVIATAVKPKKVTAEDFLARFEPLAKPIGQVDSPHVAKMLAFGEVKGQAVIVRESLEGKSLASMIAGGNGLPLDLALDIARQLGEYLDALHRQGIIQMVFSPEEISLSSESVLRVMDLGLAQGLNIGELLSAGKLKANPYHAPE